The Desulfobotulus mexicanus genome window below encodes:
- a CDS encoding helix-turn-helix transcriptional regulator, with protein MHVSTSVRYIRMIRMIPRSPRKISASEIHSKLLDMEFDVSLRTVQRDLDTLSGFFPICNDEEKPLGWMWEKDAPFETLPGMDPLSAFTFRMIETFLPSLMPVAVLKNLNQYFEVARKTLDTDTHNPLKKWPNKVKMLSRTQPLLPPVVDTGVLDTVYGCLLEEKCFSATYQRRGEDGAVSYGHVNPLGIVVMDQVMYLVCTIWGYNSLDSVRQLALHRMRSAEMKDEAVVVPDGFSLQGYIDGGAFSYVQGNNPLCVKLRFDREVAAHLMETPLTADQKIVDMDENYVTLEAEVPDSLQFWWWLLGFGSFVEVLEPKELREEMKETIKNMVELYDM; from the coding sequence ATGCACGTCAGTACAAGTGTCCGTTATATCCGTATGATCAGGATGATTCCCCGTTCTCCCCGTAAAATAAGTGCTTCAGAAATCCATTCAAAGCTTCTTGATATGGAATTTGATGTCAGCCTGAGAACGGTTCAAAGGGATCTTGACACATTATCTGGGTTTTTCCCTATCTGTAATGATGAAGAAAAACCCCTTGGCTGGATGTGGGAAAAAGATGCGCCTTTTGAAACCTTGCCCGGTATGGACCCCTTGTCTGCATTTACCTTCAGAATGATAGAAACCTTTCTTCCATCCCTCATGCCCGTTGCAGTGCTTAAAAATCTTAATCAGTATTTTGAAGTTGCCAGAAAAACACTGGATACCGATACCCACAATCCCCTGAAAAAATGGCCTAACAAGGTAAAAATGCTGAGCCGAACCCAGCCGCTTCTTCCACCTGTCGTGGACACCGGAGTTCTGGATACGGTTTATGGCTGTCTTCTGGAGGAAAAATGCTTTTCAGCCACCTATCAGCGCAGGGGTGAGGATGGGGCAGTGAGCTATGGGCATGTCAATCCTCTGGGGATTGTTGTGATGGATCAGGTGATGTACCTCGTTTGTACCATCTGGGGCTACAATTCTCTGGATTCAGTAAGACAGCTTGCCCTGCACCGTATGCGTTCTGCTGAAATGAAGGATGAGGCTGTTGTGGTGCCAGATGGGTTTTCTTTGCAGGGCTACATTGATGGGGGCGCTTTCAGCTATGTTCAGGGAAACAATCCTCTTTGCGTAAAACTTCGCTTTGACAGGGAAGTGGCGGCCCACCTTATGGAAACACCGCTTACTGCGGATCAAAAAATAGTGGATATGGATGAGAATTATGTGACCCTGGAAGCAGAAGTGCCTGATTCTTTGCAGTTTTGGTGGTGGCTTCTGGGTTTTGGTTCCTTTGTGGAAGTTCTTGAGCCAAAGGAGCTGCGGGAAGAGATGAAAGAAACCATAAAAAATATGGTTGAACTTTATGACATGTGA
- a CDS encoding uracil-DNA glycosylase family protein: protein MNKDKELLKLSKLRQQTRYNGYTSIGDYQNGIWECDFVSPYSKSSHNSDSDILVFLQDWCSSDSFNNSICQETLRLGYTPNVRTNVNLKNLLKKHFKKNLEDIYSTNLFPYIKPGSMSAKIPAADLYRAAKQFAVPMIDIVQPKIVICLGKETFNALRKACGLKVVYSIDEGINSDFMYKKSRIFCQCHTSQQAQNKRNRGGINRVDSDWVLMNKEYLLM from the coding sequence ATGAATAAGGATAAAGAATTATTAAAACTTTCTAAATTACGCCAACAAACAAGATATAATGGCTATACTTCCATAGGTGATTATCAGAATGGAATATGGGAGTGTGACTTTGTTTCTCCGTATAGCAAATCATCCCATAATTCTGATTCGGATATTCTGGTGTTTTTGCAAGATTGGTGTTCATCTGATAGCTTTAATAATAGCATATGCCAAGAAACATTAAGGCTTGGGTATACTCCTAATGTTCGAACAAATGTTAATCTTAAAAATTTGTTAAAAAAGCATTTTAAAAAAAACCTTGAAGATATTTATTCAACCAATCTCTTTCCTTATATCAAACCAGGATCAATGAGTGCAAAAATACCTGCGGCTGACTTATATCGGGCTGCTAAGCAGTTTGCTGTACCCATGATCGACATAGTTCAGCCTAAGATTGTAATTTGCCTCGGAAAAGAGACATTTAATGCGTTGCGTAAAGCCTGTGGTTTGAAAGTTGTTTATTCTATCGATGAAGGTATAAATTCTGACTTTATGTATAAAAAGTCAAGGATATTTTGTCAGTGTCATACGTCTCAACAAGCCCAAAATAAAAGAAATAGAGGTGGTATTAATCGTGTAGACTCAGACTGGGTGTTGATGAATAAGGAATACTTACTGATGTGA
- the rhuM gene encoding RhuM family protein: MRITIPSIGRKIGISDFSTKPFAGMTNFKGTQPTQAEAMIAKNYLSEQELRVLNNLVSAYFDLAELNAIEEREMRMADFVRELDNILSSAGLKLLDTAGSISHAQAEEKAKVEYKKYKAKHWNRSKPTT; encoded by the coding sequence GTGAGAATCACCATTCCAAGTATTGGTAGAAAAATCGGAATTTCCGATTTTTCTACCAAGCCCTTTGCCGGCATGACCAACTTCAAAGGAACGCAGCCCACACAGGCCGAAGCAATGATCGCCAAAAACTACCTTTCTGAACAGGAACTGCGCGTACTCAATAACCTCGTATCCGCCTACTTCGACTTGGCAGAACTGAACGCCATCGAAGAAAGGGAAATGCGGATGGCAGATTTCGTCCGTGAGTTAGACAATATCCTCTCCTCCGCCGGTCTAAAACTCCTCGATACCGCCGGTTCTATTTCACACGCTCAGGCAGAAGAGAAGGCCAAAGTGGAATACAAGAAGTACAAAGCAAAACACTGGAACAGGTCGAAACCGACTACCTGA
- the tnpA gene encoding IS200/IS605 family transposase yields the protein MKYKNNNNVVYSCKYHVIWCPKYRRQVLTGAVAERLKDLINQVASERQSEVIELEIMPDHVHLLIEVDPQYGIHRLVKQLKGYSSRILRKEFSTIKSRLPTLWTNSYFVATVGGAPLSIIKQYIEEQKNR from the coding sequence ATGAAATATAAAAACAATAACAATGTCGTATACTCCTGTAAATACCATGTAATATGGTGTCCAAAATATAGAAGACAAGTATTGACAGGAGCCGTTGCTGAACGGCTCAAAGATCTTATAAATCAAGTTGCTTCTGAGCGTCAATCTGAGGTCATTGAACTGGAAATTATGCCGGATCATGTGCATCTGCTGATAGAAGTTGATCCCCAATATGGCATTCACAGGTTGGTAAAGCAGCTTAAAGGTTATTCATCAAGGATACTACGCAAGGAATTTTCAACTATAAAGTCCCGCCTGCCAACTCTCTGGACAAACAGTTATTTTGTGGCAACGGTAGGAGGTGCGCCTCTTTCCATAATTAAACAGTACATCGAGGAACAGAAGAACCGATGA
- a CDS encoding zinc ribbon domain-containing protein encodes MTETFIHEIPLITTPHDEAVLDVRLDAGRNLYNACLRESLRRLDLMRESKMFQAARKTPKSKERTALFNECNNRFDFKEYSIHAFAAKTCKACWLGDHLDAFTIQKTASRAFNAVKEYAFGGRGRPRFKRYGWFTSIEGKSNASGIRWRKGRVLWNGLDIAPRFDLKDKHGVEAHALSCRVKYLRLVKRTIKGKICWFVQLVLEGKPHQKRKNEISEDICGLDIGPSTIAIVGKKDAVLTQFCDEVVQPWKEIRRKQRAQDRSRRTSNPDNYNEDGTVKKGSRKWHRSNRYKKRQKQIAECQRKLAATRKKQHGELCNKILSLGKNVKTEQLSYKSFQKNYGRSVSVRGPGMFVSEITRKAANAGGGVELINTRTTRLSQTCICGTDKKKSLSQRHHICSCGVXAQRDLFSAFLAKHCSNNTLGIHQANKDWSAAEPLLRRAMSRVXETANRRSVPSSFGIRRQSCSSVKDRSECIEVVDAVAARREPRRDAAFAVRTPWL; translated from the coding sequence ATGACTGAAACTTTCATACATGAGATACCGCTGATAACAACACCCCATGACGAGGCAGTGCTTGATGTGCGTCTGGATGCGGGAAGGAACCTGTACAACGCCTGCTTGCGTGAGTCCTTGCGCAGGCTGGATCTCATGCGTGAATCAAAGATGTTTCAGGCTGCGCGCAAAACTCCCAAAAGTAAAGAAAGAACTGCCCTATTCAATGAGTGCAATAACAGGTTTGATTTTAAAGAATACAGCATTCATGCCTTTGCAGCAAAAACCTGTAAAGCCTGCTGGCTTGGGGATCACCTTGATGCATTCACAATCCAGAAGACAGCCTCAAGAGCGTTTAATGCCGTAAAAGAATATGCCTTTGGTGGACGGGGAAGACCCCGTTTCAAAAGATACGGTTGGTTCACCTCCATTGAAGGCAAAAGCAATGCTTCGGGTATTCGATGGAGGAAGGGACGTGTTCTCTGGAACGGTCTTGATATAGCTCCAAGGTTTGATCTTAAGGATAAACATGGTGTCGAGGCTCATGCCCTTTCATGCCGGGTTAAATATCTGCGTCTTGTAAAACGGACCATCAAAGGTAAAATCTGCTGGTTTGTTCAGCTTGTTCTTGAGGGAAAACCCCATCAAAAGAGAAAAAATGAGATTTCAGAGGATATATGCGGTCTGGATATTGGCCCTTCAACCATTGCCATTGTCGGCAAAAAAGATGCTGTTCTGACGCAATTTTGTGATGAAGTCGTCCAGCCATGGAAAGAAATCAGACGCAAACAGCGAGCCCAGGACAGAAGCCGCAGGACAAGCAATCCCGATAACTACAATGAGGATGGAACCGTAAAAAAAGGCTCACGGAAATGGCACCGCTCAAACCGATACAAAAAACGCCAAAAACAGATTGCTGAATGTCAAAGAAAACTGGCTGCAACCAGAAAAAAACAGCATGGAGAGCTTTGCAACAAAATTCTAAGCCTTGGCAAAAATGTAAAGACGGAACAATTATCTTATAAATCCTTCCAGAAAAACTATGGCCGCAGTGTTTCAGTGCGTGGTCCAGGAATGTTTGTCAGTGAAATAACCCGCAAAGCTGCAAATGCTGGCGGTGGTGTTGAGCTGATAAATACCCGGACAACCCGCCTTTCCCAAACCTGTATCTGCGGCACTGACAAGAAAAAATCCCTTAGCCAGCGTCATCATATTTGCAGTTGTGGTGTAASGGCTCAAAGRGATCTATTCTCGGCTTTTTTGGCAAAACATTGTAGCAACAACACCCTTGGCATCCATCAGGCGAATAAAGACTGGTCGGCTGCGGAACCGCTGCTGCGACGGGCGATGTCAAGGGTAASWGAAACAGCAAATCGGAGGTCTGTGCCTTCGAGCTTCGGTATCCGGAGACAGAGCTGTTCGTCCGTCAAAGACAGATCGGAATGTATCGAGGTCGTGGATGCTGTAGCCGCAAGGCGAGAGCCACGAAGAGATGCAGCCTTTGCTGTCAGAACCCCCTGGCTTTAG